One window of the Montipora foliosa isolate CH-2021 chromosome 4, ASM3666993v2, whole genome shotgun sequence genome contains the following:
- the LOC138000799 gene encoding small ribosomal subunit protein uS12 yields MGIRITFAKFTLFYYHAFSTGKPRGLRTARKLKNHRREQRWHDKGYKKAHLGTALKANPFGGASHAKGIVLEKVGVEAKQPNSAIRKCVRVQLIKNGKKITAFVPNDGCLNFIEENDEVLISGFGRSGHAVGDIPGVRFKVVKVANVSLLALFKEKKERPRS; encoded by the exons ATGGGAATAAGGATCACATTTGCTAAATTCACTCTGTTTTATTACCATGCGTTTTCAACAGGGAAGCCAAGAGGTTTAAGAACAGCTCGTAAACTGAAAAATCATCGCCGTGAGCAAAGATGGCACGACAAAGGATACAAGAAGGCTCATTTGGGAACTGCTCTCAAGGCAAACCCGTTCGGTGGCGCTTCTCATGCTAAGGGAATAGTTCTTGAGAAAGT GGGAGTTGAAGCCAAACAGCCAAACTCTGCTATCCGAAAGTGCGTGCGTGTTCAACTTATCAAGAATGGCAAGAAGATCACTGCCTTTGTACCAAATGATGGGTGTCTTAATTTTATAGAAGAAAATGATGAAGTTCTCATCTCTGGTTTTGGAAGAAGTGGTCATGCTGTGGGTGATATTCCTGGTGTCCGTTTTAAGGTTGTGAAGGTTGCCAATGTGTCACTTCTCGCTCTGTTCAAGGAGAAGAAGGAACGTCCGCGATCTTAA